The following proteins are encoded in a genomic region of Oryctolagus cuniculus chromosome 6, mOryCun1.1, whole genome shotgun sequence:
- the RRS1 gene encoding ribosome biogenesis regulatory protein homolog: MEGHSVEELLAKAEKDEAEKLQRITVHKELELEFDLGNLLASDRNPPTGLRRAGPAPEAELRALARDNTQLLINQLWQLPTERVEEALVARLPEPTTRLPREKPVPRPRPLTRWQQFARLKGIRPKKKTNLVWDEVSGQWRRRWGYQRARDDTKEWLIEVPGGADPMEDQFAKRIQAKKERVAKNELNRLRNLARAHKTQLPSTAGLHPTGHQSKEELGRAMQIAKVSTASLGRFQERLPKEKAPRGSGKKRKFQPLFGDFSAEKKNQLELLRVMNSKKPKLDVTKATNKQMREEDQEEAAKKRKMSQKGKRKGGRQGSGGQRKGGPRSHGGKRKGGSGSKMNSGPPGLGGKRRGGGGGGQRPGGKRRK; this comes from the coding sequence ATGGAGGGCCACAGCGTGGAGGAGCTGCTGGCAAAGGCGGAGAAGGACGAGGCAGAAAAGCTGCAGCGCATCACGGTGCacaaggagctggagctggagtttGACCTGGGCAATCTACTGGCTTCCGACCGGAACCCCCCAACGGGACTGCGGCGGGCGGGACCCGCTCCGGAGGCCGAGCTGCGGGCCCTGGCGCGGGACAACACGCAGCTGCTCATTAACCAGCTGTGGCAGCTGCCGACGGAACGCGTGGAAGAGGCGCTGGTGGCGCGGCTGCCCGAGCCCACCACCCGCCTGCCGCGGGAGAAGCCGGTGCCCCGGCCGCGGCCGCTTACGCGATGGCAGCAGTTCGCGCGCCTCAAGGGCATCCGTCCCAAGAAGAAGACCAACCTGGTTTGGGATGAGGTGAGCGGGCAGTGGCGGCGCCGCTGGGGCTATCAGCGCGCCCGGGACGACACCAAAGAATGGCTGATCGAGGTGCCCGGCGGCGCCGACCCAATGGAGGACCAGTTTGCAAAGCGCATTCAGGCCAAGAAGGAACGGGTGGCCAAGAACGAGCTGAATCGGCTGCGTAACTTGGCCCGCGCGCACAAGACCCAGCTGCCCAGCACGGCCGGCCTGCACCCTACGGGACACCAGAGTAAGGAGGAGCTGGGCCGCGCCATGCAAATAGCCAAGGTCTCCACCGCTTCTCTGGGGCGCTTCCAAGAGCGCCTTCCTAAAGAGAAGGCGCCCCGGGGCTCCGGCAAGAAGAGGAAGTTCCAACCCCTTTTCGGGGACTTTTCGGCTGAGAAAAAGAACCAGCTGGAGCTGCTTCGGGTCATGAACAGCAAGAAGCCCAAGCTGGATGTGACCAAGGCCACCAATAAGCAGATGAGGGAGGAGGACCAAGAGGAGGCCGCCAAGAAGAGGAAGATGAGCCAGAAGGGCAAGAGAAAGGGAGGCCGGCAGGGGTCTGGGGGCCAGCGGAAAGGGGGCCCGCGCAGCCACGGGGGGAAGCGGAAAGGGGGCTCGGGAAGCAAGATGAATTCCGGGCCGCCGGGCTTGGGCGGCAAGAggcgaggagggggaggagggggacagCGCCCAGGAGGAAAGAGGCGGAAGTAG